One window of the Leucobacter komagatae genome contains the following:
- a CDS encoding RNA-binding protein, with translation MLADALEHLVRGVVDHPDEVRIQQRAGSRGETLEIRVHPEDLGRVIGRSGRTAQALRTVISALASGERVRVDIVDTDAPEAG, from the coding sequence GTGCTCGCTGACGCGCTTGAGCACCTCGTCCGTGGGGTCGTTGACCACCCGGACGAGGTGCGTATTCAGCAGCGCGCGGGAAGCCGCGGCGAGACCCTCGAGATCCGCGTTCACCCGGAAGACCTGGGACGGGTCATTGGCCGCAGCGGCCGAACCGCTCAGGCGCTCCGAACCGTGATCTCCGCACTCGCCTCGGGTGAGCGCGTGAGGGTCGATATCGTCGATACCGACGCACCTGAGGCCGGCTGA
- the rpsP gene encoding 30S ribosomal protein S16, producing the protein MAVKIRLKRLGKIRAPYYRIVVADSRTKRDGRVIEEIGKYHPTENPSFIEVNSDRAQYWLSVGAQPTEQVAALLKLTGDWGKFTGEGSTESKVLAPEAKEVFEADAKKKSVVRPKAEKPAEAPAEEAAEAPAETEAPAEEAAAESTEA; encoded by the coding sequence ATGGCAGTCAAGATTCGCCTCAAGCGCCTCGGCAAGATCCGCGCACCGTACTACCGCATCGTCGTTGCAGACTCGCGCACCAAGCGCGACGGCCGCGTCATCGAGGAGATCGGCAAGTACCACCCGACCGAGAACCCCTCGTTCATCGAGGTGAACTCGGACCGCGCGCAGTACTGGCTCAGCGTTGGCGCACAGCCGACTGAGCAGGTCGCAGCGCTCCTCAAGCTGACCGGCGACTGGGGCAAGTTCACGGGTGAGGGCTCGACCGAGTCGAAGGTGCTCGCACCCGAGGCGAAGGAAGTTTTCGAGGCTGACGCCAAGAAGAAGTCGGTTGTTCGCCCCAAGGCTGAGAAGCCGGCAGAGGCTCCTGCCGAGGAGGCCGCTGAGGCTCCCGCCGAGACCGAGGCACCGGCTGAGGAAGCCGCTGCTGAGTCGACCGAGGCCTAG
- a CDS encoding ABC transporter permease, whose protein sequence is MIRYFLSRVGFGALVLFLLSVFVFVLFYVSPSDPARIIAGDKATEALMEQIRVNLGLDKPMIQQYFMFLGNLLQGDLGFSYRSNLPVWELLSRRIPVTMSLVFGAVIVWLAIGIPIGIGSAKNPGTLRDRLGQGFAIIGISFPTFVLGMIALYTLYFLPTKMGVTLFPPSGYVPFAENPGQWAWHLALPWVTLALVTAAVYARLTRGQMLDVLGQDYIRTARAKGLTERRVTYVHAFRSAMPPLVTQLGIDIGMLLAGVIVIEQVFGLPGVGSLAVTSVAMQDRPVVIAIVLLGGLFVVLSNLIVDTLYALLDSRVRTARK, encoded by the coding sequence ATGATCCGCTATTTCCTTTCACGGGTGGGCTTCGGCGCGCTCGTGCTGTTCCTGCTGAGCGTGTTCGTGTTCGTGCTGTTCTACGTCTCGCCGTCAGACCCCGCCCGCATCATCGCGGGCGACAAGGCCACCGAGGCGCTCATGGAGCAGATCCGCGTGAACCTCGGCCTCGACAAGCCGATGATCCAGCAGTACTTCATGTTCCTCGGAAACCTCCTGCAGGGCGACCTCGGCTTCTCGTACCGCTCGAACCTGCCCGTCTGGGAGCTCCTGTCACGGCGCATCCCCGTCACAATGTCGCTCGTGTTTGGGGCCGTTATCGTCTGGCTCGCGATCGGCATTCCGATCGGCATCGGCTCGGCGAAGAACCCCGGCACCCTTCGCGACCGCCTCGGCCAGGGGTTCGCGATCATCGGAATCAGCTTCCCGACCTTCGTGCTCGGCATGATTGCGCTCTACACGCTGTACTTCCTGCCGACGAAGATGGGCGTCACGCTCTTCCCGCCGTCAGGGTACGTGCCGTTCGCCGAAAACCCCGGCCAGTGGGCCTGGCACCTCGCGCTGCCGTGGGTGACGCTCGCGCTCGTGACCGCCGCCGTCTACGCCAGGCTCACCCGCGGCCAGATGCTCGACGTGCTTGGGCAAGACTACATTCGCACCGCCCGCGCGAAGGGGCTCACCGAGCGGCGCGTCACCTACGTGCACGCGTTCCGGTCGGCGATGCCGCCGCTTGTCACCCAGCTCGGCATTGATATCGGTATGCTCCTCGCAGGCGTGATCGTCATCGAGCAGGTGTTCGGCCTCCCCGGGGTCGGCTCGCTCGCGGTGACGAGCGTCGCGATGCAGGATCGCCCCGTCGTGATCGCCATCGTGCTGCTCGGCGGCCTGTTCGTTGTGCTGTCGAACCTGATCGTTGACACCCTGTACGCGCTGTTGGACTCGAGAGTAAGGACTGCCCGCAAATGA
- the trmD gene encoding tRNA (guanosine(37)-N1)-methyltransferase TrmD, which translates to MRIDVVTIFPGYFDALELSLMGKARDRGLIDLHVHDLRDSAHDKHRTVDDTPTGGGAGMVMKPEPWGAALDGILVGAGAGSDAASEAGEQPLAEPAAEPLIIFPSPAGEVFTQAMARELAHEQHLVFGCGRYEGIDQRVFEEYAERGRVRLVSIGDYVLNGGEVASIAMVEAIGRLLPGVVGNPDSLVEESHEAGLLEYPSYTKPAEWRGRRVPDVLLSGNHAAIDAWRHEQSVERTRRVRPDLLGD; encoded by the coding sequence GTGAGGATCGACGTCGTCACGATCTTCCCGGGGTACTTCGATGCCCTCGAGCTCTCGCTCATGGGGAAGGCTCGCGACCGGGGCCTCATCGACCTGCACGTGCACGACCTGCGCGACTCGGCGCACGACAAGCACCGCACGGTCGACGACACGCCGACCGGCGGGGGTGCCGGCATGGTGATGAAGCCGGAGCCGTGGGGTGCGGCACTCGACGGGATCCTCGTGGGTGCTGGCGCCGGTAGTGACGCGGCTTCCGAGGCTGGCGAGCAGCCTCTGGCTGAGCCCGCGGCCGAGCCGCTCATCATCTTCCCCTCACCCGCAGGTGAGGTGTTTACCCAGGCGATGGCGCGCGAACTCGCGCACGAGCAACACCTGGTGTTCGGCTGCGGCCGTTACGAGGGCATCGACCAGCGCGTCTTCGAAGAGTACGCTGAGCGCGGCCGTGTTCGGCTCGTGAGTATCGGTGACTACGTGCTCAATGGGGGAGAGGTCGCCTCGATTGCGATGGTCGAGGCCATTGGCAGGCTGCTGCCGGGCGTCGTGGGAAACCCCGACAGCCTCGTCGAAGAATCGCACGAGGCGGGGCTCCTCGAGTACCCGAGCTACACGAAGCCCGCCGAGTGGCGAGGCCGCCGCGTGCCCGACGTACTGCTCTCCGGAAATCACGCCGCGATCGATGCGTGGCGCCACGAACAGAGCGTCGAACGCACGCGCCGTGTTCGGCCTGACCTGCTGGGCGACTAA
- a CDS encoding alpha/beta fold hydrolase produces the protein MTDWYPIGMRLVARDLWVTVPLDWNEPEGETIRVFAREVVSAANRDADLPLLVFLQGGPGGKSPRPLDADGWIGDAVTKFRVILPDQRGTGRSTPLGAGDFDGLDAAAGARLLALHRQDSIVRDFEALREAHFPGRQWWTLGQSYGGFLTLQYLSHFPESIVASAITGGLPSIDPDPEVVYSRTFPRIAEKNRQFRERHPHLVERIARVADLLEREDVRLPGGDRLTVRRLQTLGLDFGMKPGFDRVHWIFDEAFVDEAETRLSEVFLATVEAETAFLTNPLFIALQEAIYGPGPSAWAAQRERESRPEFAESARPLNFTGETVFPWMFEEISGLTGFRAAVEHLAANEQPIAMYDHDRLARNEVPVEAAVYYDDMYVDAQLSLDTASRVRGVHAWVTNEFEHDGLRLGDVAERLFAALEQRLGGTARSRD, from the coding sequence ATGACCGACTGGTACCCGATTGGAATGCGCCTCGTTGCCCGCGACCTGTGGGTGACGGTGCCGCTTGACTGGAACGAGCCCGAGGGCGAGACGATCCGCGTGTTCGCCCGAGAGGTCGTGAGCGCCGCGAACCGCGACGCAGACCTGCCGCTGCTCGTCTTCCTGCAGGGCGGGCCCGGGGGCAAGTCACCCCGACCGCTCGACGCCGACGGCTGGATCGGCGACGCCGTGACCAAGTTCCGCGTCATCCTGCCCGATCAGCGCGGCACGGGCCGCTCGACCCCGCTCGGCGCGGGCGACTTCGACGGGCTCGACGCGGCAGCGGGGGCGCGCCTCCTCGCGCTCCACCGCCAGGACTCGATCGTGCGCGACTTCGAGGCGCTCCGCGAAGCGCACTTCCCGGGGCGCCAGTGGTGGACGCTCGGGCAGAGCTACGGCGGATTCCTCACGCTGCAGTACCTCTCGCACTTCCCCGAGTCGATCGTCGCGTCGGCGATCACGGGCGGGCTGCCAAGCATCGACCCCGACCCCGAGGTCGTGTACTCGCGCACCTTCCCGCGCATCGCCGAGAAGAACCGGCAGTTCCGCGAGCGGCACCCGCACCTCGTTGAGCGGATCGCGCGCGTCGCCGACCTCCTCGAGCGCGAAGACGTGCGGCTGCCCGGCGGCGACAGACTCACCGTGCGGCGGCTCCAGACCCTCGGGCTCGATTTCGGGATGAAGCCCGGCTTTGACCGCGTGCACTGGATCTTCGACGAGGCGTTCGTAGACGAGGCCGAAACCCGGCTGTCCGAGGTGTTCCTCGCCACGGTCGAGGCGGAGACGGCGTTCCTCACAAACCCGCTCTTCATCGCGCTGCAGGAAGCGATCTACGGCCCCGGCCCGAGCGCCTGGGCCGCGCAGCGCGAACGTGAGTCCCGGCCCGAGTTCGCCGAATCGGCCAGGCCGCTCAACTTCACCGGCGAGACCGTGTTCCCGTGGATGTTCGAGGAAATCTCGGGGCTCACGGGCTTCCGGGCGGCGGTCGAGCACCTCGCCGCCAACGAGCAGCCGATCGCAATGTACGACCACGATCGGCTCGCCCGCAACGAGGTGCCCGTCGAAGCCGCCGTCTACTACGACGACATGTATGTTGACGCCCAGCTCTCGCTCGACACCGCGTCGCGCGTGCGCGGCGTGCACGCCTGGGTGACGAACGAGTTCGAGCACGATGGGCTGCGGCTCGGAGACGTCGCCGAGCGCCTCTTCGCCGCCCTCGAACAGCGGCTCGGCGGCACCGCCCGCAGCCGCGACTAG
- a CDS encoding Mur ligase family protein, with the protein MRDFFSAAVGKAVRAAARLRGGGSALPGLVVERLDPGFMARGLARLPLGVIAVSGTNGKTTTTKMIVEMLEAQGLTVFTNKTGSNFSRGVVAAMIGESTAAGKLQADVAVLELDEAHAMFFIERVKPRFTLLLNVLRDQLDRFGEIDTTARYLQRIADATTDVLVVNREDRLIAEIGDRTRERAAAGSGPEVREFGLAPALLSTFPGDDDFHVVPGQAAGDAATDPATDTRGAADVTLLELGKNAATFLIDGEAHSTPLQLEGLYNTYNAAAALVTVRAVLERAVAEGADTSARTTEVLEALSTVRPAFGRGEKLELDGQPLELVLVKNPAGFRLGLASFDAEGVAVMIAVNDQYADGRDMSWLWDVDFETLRAGGVDTVTGTRAWDMALRLEHDDVPVGSVEEDLGAALSSFRAQTQGRPRRIYCTYTAMLGLRKRLSEITDVEEI; encoded by the coding sequence ATGCGTGATTTTTTCTCGGCTGCGGTCGGTAAAGCGGTGCGAGCAGCCGCGCGACTCCGAGGCGGCGGCTCTGCACTGCCCGGCCTCGTTGTCGAGCGGCTCGACCCCGGCTTCATGGCTCGGGGGCTCGCCCGCCTGCCGCTCGGCGTCATCGCCGTGAGCGGCACGAACGGCAAGACCACGACGACGAAAATGATCGTCGAGATGCTCGAGGCGCAGGGGCTGACCGTCTTCACGAACAAGACAGGGTCGAACTTCTCCCGGGGCGTCGTCGCGGCGATGATCGGCGAGAGCACGGCGGCCGGGAAGCTCCAGGCCGACGTCGCGGTGCTCGAACTCGATGAAGCACACGCCATGTTCTTCATCGAGCGCGTGAAGCCGCGCTTCACGCTGCTCCTCAACGTGCTACGCGACCAGCTCGACCGCTTCGGCGAGATCGACACGACGGCGCGCTACCTGCAGCGCATCGCCGACGCGACGACCGACGTGCTCGTCGTGAACCGTGAGGACCGACTCATCGCAGAGATCGGCGACCGCACCCGCGAGCGCGCCGCGGCAGGATCCGGCCCCGAGGTGCGCGAGTTCGGCCTCGCGCCCGCGCTCCTCAGCACATTCCCCGGCGACGACGACTTCCACGTCGTGCCGGGCCAGGCTGCTGGGGACGCTGCCACCGACCCAGCCACCGACACCCGTGGGGCAGCTGACGTCACCCTGCTCGAACTCGGCAAGAACGCGGCGACCTTCCTGATTGACGGCGAGGCGCACTCGACGCCGTTGCAGCTCGAGGGCCTCTACAACACGTACAACGCAGCCGCGGCGCTCGTCACCGTGCGCGCGGTGCTTGAGCGAGCGGTCGCGGAGGGGGCCGACACGAGCGCTCGCACGACCGAGGTGCTTGAAGCGCTGTCGACGGTGCGCCCGGCGTTCGGCCGCGGCGAGAAACTCGAACTCGACGGCCAGCCGCTCGAGCTCGTGCTGGTGAAAAACCCCGCCGGGTTCCGCCTCGGACTCGCGTCGTTTGACGCTGAGGGCGTCGCCGTGATGATCGCCGTGAACGACCAATACGCTGATGGCCGCGACATGTCGTGGCTGTGGGACGTCGACTTTGAAACCCTCCGCGCCGGGGGAGTCGACACCGTCACCGGCACGCGGGCCTGGGACATGGCGCTGCGGCTCGAACACGACGACGTTCCCGTCGGCTCGGTGGAAGAAGACCTCGGTGCAGCGCTCAGCTCGTTCCGGGCGCAGACCCAGGGGCGGCCGCGCCGCATCTACTGCACCTACACTGCGATGCTCGGCCTGCGGAAGCGGCTCTCTGAGATCACCGACGTGGAGGAGATCTAA
- a CDS encoding aminopeptidase P family protein, producing the protein MTHHHDVQTSTGPTLSGLGLTVNVVDWESGMPNSRATRRDPRMPLLTEATGFSAWMSEGWGDAERELPVEEGAAGAAADHRARLSAALPGSTIVVAAGRSQLRANDTYFEFRADSDFLWAVGYGIEDAVLVMRPVSGGHDATLYITPPARPGSKAFHADANHGELWVGPIAGVEEVASALDIAVRPIGELAESGVADDALIAGAAVVARGAGAALGGRARSARLATVLSELRQIKDAWEIVQLRAANLATIDGFAAVTREIPNAIAAGGERWLQGTFDRHARTVGQAPGYATIVGSGSHAPILHWVRADGAVDPAELLLLDMGVEMRSGYTADVTRTLPASGTFSDAQRQVHDLVEKSHRAGLAAVQPGRLWADFHAACMEVLAEGLHDWGMLPVSVDEALSADGQHHRRYIVCGVGHHLGLDVHDCDSSRYETYLGGTVQTGMALTVEPGLYFHSWDETVPPELRGIGVRLEDDLVVTETGHEVISDALPIDAAGIEAWMRSVSGA; encoded by the coding sequence ATGACCCACCACCACGATGTCCAGACCTCGACTGGCCCTACGCTCAGCGGCCTCGGTCTCACCGTCAACGTCGTCGACTGGGAGTCGGGCATGCCGAACTCCCGCGCGACCCGCCGCGACCCGCGCATGCCGCTGCTCACGGAGGCGACCGGGTTTAGCGCGTGGATGTCTGAGGGGTGGGGCGACGCCGAGCGTGAGCTGCCGGTGGAGGAGGGGGCAGCGGGCGCCGCTGCCGACCACCGCGCGAGGCTGTCTGCTGCGCTGCCCGGGAGCACGATCGTCGTTGCGGCGGGCCGCTCGCAGCTGCGCGCGAACGACACCTACTTCGAGTTCCGCGCCGACAGCGACTTCCTGTGGGCCGTGGGCTACGGGATTGAGGACGCAGTGCTCGTCATGCGCCCCGTCTCCGGCGGTCACGACGCGACGCTCTACATCACCCCGCCGGCGCGGCCCGGCAGCAAAGCCTTCCACGCTGACGCGAACCACGGCGAACTCTGGGTCGGGCCGATCGCGGGCGTCGAGGAGGTCGCCTCGGCCCTCGACATCGCTGTGCGGCCGATCGGCGAGCTCGCGGAGTCTGGTGTCGCTGACGACGCGCTGATCGCGGGCGCCGCGGTCGTCGCCCGCGGCGCGGGAGCGGCGCTCGGCGGGCGCGCGCGCTCGGCCCGCCTCGCGACCGTGCTCTCGGAGCTGCGCCAGATCAAGGACGCCTGGGAGATCGTGCAGCTGCGCGCCGCGAACCTCGCCACGATCGACGGCTTCGCCGCGGTGACGCGCGAGATCCCGAACGCCATCGCGGCGGGCGGGGAGCGCTGGCTGCAGGGCACATTCGACCGGCACGCGCGCACGGTTGGCCAGGCCCCCGGCTACGCGACGATCGTCGGGTCAGGATCGCACGCGCCGATCCTGCACTGGGTTCGCGCCGATGGCGCGGTGGATCCCGCGGAACTGCTGCTGCTCGACATGGGCGTTGAGATGCGCTCCGGCTACACCGCCGACGTGACCCGTACGCTCCCCGCGAGCGGGACGTTCTCTGACGCTCAGCGCCAGGTGCACGACCTCGTCGAGAAGTCGCACCGGGCAGGCCTCGCGGCCGTGCAGCCCGGGCGCCTGTGGGCAGACTTCCACGCCGCCTGCATGGAGGTGCTCGCCGAGGGGCTCCACGACTGGGGGATGCTCCCGGTCTCCGTCGACGAGGCGCTCTCGGCCGACGGCCAGCACCACCGGCGCTACATCGTGTGCGGCGTCGGCCACCACCTCGGCCTCGACGTGCACGACTGCGACTCGTCGCGCTACGAAACCTACCTCGGCGGGACCGTGCAGACCGGAATGGCGCTCACCGTCGAACCCGGGCTTTACTTCCACTCGTGGGATGAAACGGTGCCGCCCGAGCTTCGCGGCATCGGTGTTCGGCTCGAGGACGACCTCGTCGTGACCGAGACCGGGCACGAGGTCATCTCCGACGCACTCCCCATTGACGCGGCCGGTATCGAGGCCTGGATGCGCTCCGTTTCCGGGGCCTAA
- a CDS encoding ABC transporter permease produces the protein MTGVFSKDTKLITTPGYAAQKAADIQAKSSAQLTMARLVRDPASVASAIVILGIVLFAICAPLIAQWTGHGPTEQFRETGLSAAGIPVGPSNEFLLGTDQLGRDVLVRLAYGARVSLLVGVVASLVASAIGVIIGATAGFFGGWVDTLLSRVIDLVMSVPFLLVAIALVAVLGPSLGLSIVVIVFFSWAGLARVIRGQVLAIREREYIEAARSLGESRFSMMFRDVLPNLVVPIIVYTTLGIPAAVVFEATLSFLGLGIVPPTPSWGNMLADAANGSMYMVAPWMVLVPGLALLALTLAFNLLGDGLRDALDPTSTKGKKA, from the coding sequence GTGACCGGCGTATTTTCGAAAGACACGAAGCTCATCACGACGCCCGGTTACGCGGCCCAGAAGGCCGCCGATATCCAGGCGAAGAGCTCGGCGCAGCTCACGATGGCACGCCTCGTGCGCGACCCGGCGAGCGTCGCCTCGGCCATCGTGATCCTCGGCATCGTGCTGTTCGCGATCTGCGCGCCGCTTATCGCGCAGTGGACGGGGCACGGGCCGACCGAGCAGTTCCGTGAGACCGGGCTGTCGGCCGCGGGTATCCCCGTCGGGCCCTCCAACGAGTTCCTGCTCGGCACCGACCAGCTCGGCCGCGACGTGCTCGTGCGCCTCGCTTACGGAGCGCGCGTCTCCCTGCTCGTCGGCGTCGTCGCGTCGCTCGTCGCGTCAGCGATCGGCGTCATCATCGGCGCGACCGCGGGCTTCTTCGGCGGCTGGGTCGACACGCTGCTCAGCCGCGTCATCGACCTCGTCATGAGCGTCCCGTTCCTGCTCGTTGCGATCGCGCTCGTCGCCGTGCTCGGCCCGAGCCTCGGCCTGTCGATCGTCGTGATCGTGTTCTTTAGCTGGGCCGGCCTCGCCCGCGTGATCCGCGGCCAGGTGCTCGCGATCCGCGAGCGTGAGTACATTGAGGCGGCCCGCTCGCTCGGCGAGTCGCGCTTCTCGATGATGTTCCGTGACGTACTCCCGAACCTCGTCGTGCCGATCATCGTCTACACCACCCTCGGTATCCCGGCGGCGGTCGTGTTCGAGGCGACGCTCTCGTTCCTCGGGCTCGGCATCGTGCCGCCCACCCCGAGCTGGGGCAACATGCTCGCCGACGCCGCGAACGGCTCCATGTACATGGTCGCGCCGTGGATGGTGCTCGTGCCGGGCCTCGCGCTCCTCGCGCTCACGCTCGCGTTCAACCTCCTTGGCGACGGGCTCCGCGACGCCCTCGACCCGACTTCCACGAAGGGGAAGAAAGCATGA
- the rimM gene encoding ribosome maturation factor RimM (Essential for efficient processing of 16S rRNA) codes for MADAPKRAQAPRPASGAGSLRVGRLTKPHGLKGGVKLEMFTDNPDLRFVPGATFHLQVPEDSEWFGKTIELRELRWFNSMPVGFFAEVPDRTAAESIVRAILWIDEQQVAAGSEENAWYAHELVGLDVVQATDDGGTEKLGTVAEIQHFPAQDLLAVATPTGTVLVPFVEAIVPSVDLEAGIVTMTPPAGLFGEGAIEDGTQNPGAGA; via the coding sequence ATGGCAGACGCTCCTAAGCGTGCGCAGGCTCCCCGTCCCGCTAGCGGGGCGGGGAGTTTGCGTGTCGGACGACTGACGAAGCCCCACGGGCTCAAGGGCGGCGTGAAGCTCGAGATGTTCACGGACAATCCCGACCTCCGCTTCGTTCCCGGCGCGACCTTCCACCTGCAGGTCCCTGAGGACTCGGAGTGGTTCGGCAAGACCATCGAGCTTCGCGAGCTGCGGTGGTTCAACAGCATGCCCGTCGGCTTCTTCGCCGAGGTGCCCGACCGCACCGCCGCCGAAAGCATCGTGCGCGCGATTCTGTGGATCGATGAGCAGCAGGTTGCCGCCGGCTCCGAGGAGAACGCGTGGTACGCCCACGAGCTCGTCGGGCTCGACGTCGTGCAGGCCACGGACGACGGCGGTACCGAGAAACTTGGCACCGTCGCAGAGATCCAGCACTTTCCCGCGCAGGATCTGCTCGCCGTCGCGACACCCACAGGCACCGTGCTGGTTCCGTTCGTCGAGGCGATCGTTCCGTCGGTCGACCTCGAGGCCGGGATCGTGACAATGACCCCTCCGGCCGGCCTGTTCGGCGAAGGCGCGATCGAAGACGGCACGCAGAACCCGGGGGCCGGCGCGTGA
- a CDS encoding type 1 glutamine amidotransferase — MSDKPELVIVSLYPRDMNIYGDRGNILSLTRRASAHGYEPRVIDLNVGDELPEHIDIVIGGGGQDSGQARVAADLAGRAGQFRELADAGTPMLVICGLYQLFGHRFVTASGATLEGIGVLDVETRGGAERMIGNVVVESADFGEIIGYENHSGFTVLGEASEPLGRVTQGAGNNPDDGTEGARTGNVIGSYLHGSLLPKNPAISDFLIETAALRRYGSFEPVASVDPTVERARASAKRRPR, encoded by the coding sequence ATGTCAGACAAGCCTGAACTCGTGATCGTCTCGCTCTACCCGCGCGACATGAACATCTACGGTGACCGGGGAAACATCCTGTCGCTCACCCGCAGGGCCAGCGCTCACGGCTACGAGCCGCGCGTGATCGACCTGAATGTCGGCGATGAGCTCCCCGAGCACATCGACATCGTGATCGGCGGTGGCGGGCAGGATTCCGGCCAGGCGCGGGTCGCGGCGGACCTCGCGGGCCGGGCCGGGCAGTTCCGTGAGCTCGCTGATGCGGGAACTCCCATGCTCGTCATCTGCGGCCTCTACCAGCTCTTTGGCCACCGCTTCGTCACGGCCTCGGGCGCGACGCTTGAGGGCATTGGCGTGCTCGACGTCGAGACCCGCGGAGGTGCGGAACGGATGATCGGCAACGTCGTCGTCGAATCCGCAGACTTCGGGGAGATCATCGGCTACGAGAACCACAGCGGCTTCACCGTGCTTGGCGAAGCCTCCGAGCCGCTCGGCCGGGTGACGCAGGGCGCGGGCAACAACCCCGACGACGGGACTGAGGGCGCGCGCACCGGAAACGTCATCGGGAGCTACCTTCACGGGTCGCTGCTGCCGAAGAACCCGGCCATCAGTGACTTTCTTATCGAGACGGCCGCGCTGCGCCGCTACGGTTCGTTTGAGCCGGTAGCCAGCGTCGACCCAACGGTTGAGCGGGCTCGCGCGAGCGCAAAGCGCCGCCCCCGCTAG